The window GGCCGCCGTGGCCGCTGTGGCTGCCGTACCCCGCGTACACCCCGTACACAGGTCCATAGGTGTCCGTACGCGTCTCGTACGCCCCCGGCACCCCGTACCCCAGGGTCTGAGCGCTGTACGGGTCGAAGCCGCCGTACGCCGGGGGCTCGTGGGCGGGGCTCGGGCCATACGTCTCGAACTGCGCGTTGCTCACGACGACACGCTCCAGCGGAGGGGTCCGGATCGGGCCCACAGAACCTAGCGGAGGGGTCGTTACTCTCCAAAGCGACGTGGCCACGCACCGTGACCAGAGAACCGGGGCGAACCCGGACGAGCGTTATCCGTCGGTTATCGGTCAGTAGCCGAAGGCATGTGCCGTGTTCGAGCCGAGTGCCGCCGCCAGCGCGTCCTCGTCGATGCCCCGCACGGCGGCCATGGCGCGCACCGTGATCGGAATGAGATACGGCGCGTTGGGCCGTCCGCGGTACGGGGCCGGCGTGAGGAAGGGCGCGTCGGTCTCCACGAGGAGCAGCTCCAGCGGGGCCACCGCCACCGCGTCCCGCAGGTTCTGGGCGTTCTTGAAGGTGACGTTGCCGGCGAAGGACATGTAGTAGCCGGCGCGGGCGCACACCTGGGCCATCTCGGCGTCCCCGGAGTAGCAGTGGAAGACGGTCCGCTCGGGGGCGCCCTCCTCCTTCAGGATGCGCAGGACGTCCGCGTGGGCGTCGCGGTCGTGGATGACCAGGGCCTTTCCGTGCCGCTTGGCGATCTCGATGTGGGCGCGGAAGGACGCCTCCTGCGCCTCCTTACCCTCGGGCCCGGTGCGGAAGTAGTCGAGGCCGGTCTCGCCGACACCCCTGACCTGCTCCAACGCGGCCAGCCGGTCGATCTCCGCGAGCGCCTCGTCGAGCGCCGCCGCGCCCCCGGGTTCGCGTGCGCCCTGCCGTGACCAGCCGTCGGGGTCGCCGTGCACGATGCGCGGAGCCTCGTTCGGGTGCAGGGCGACGGTCGCGTGCACGGCGTCGTACCGCGCCGCCGTCTCGGCCGCCCACTGCGAGCCGCGTACGTCACAGCCCACCTGCACGACCGTCGTCACCCCGACCGACGCCGCCTTCGCCAGGCCCTCCTCCACCGTGCCGGACTGCATGTCGAGGTGGGTGTGGGAGTCGGCGACCGGCACCCGGAGGGGTTCCGGGAGGGGCGGGGCGGCGTGCTTGTCGGAGGCGTTCGAAGGCATGCCCCGATCCTACGAAAGGAGCATGCCCTCTCTGTCGGCGCTCGGTCTCAGCCGGCGCTCGTCTCAGCTCGCCTTGCGGTGGAAGACGTGCAGGAGATCGGACAGATGCCAGTGGTGGTCCGCCTCGGCCGCCGACTCCGACTCCGGCTTGGGCCCCGCCTGCCGGGGGATCGATCGGTGGGAGTGCAGGGAGTTCTGCACGGAGGACACCTGCCCGGCCCGCATGATGCGGACGACGTGGTTGTCGCAGTTCTGACACGTGGGCCGGCTCAACGGAGACGGGACCACCTGGCCGTCGGCCACGTACATGACGAACTCACGGCCGTCACCGTCGATGTGGTGCTCTATCTCGTACGACTGCTCCCAGCCGTGCCCGCACCGCATGCAGGCGAAGGAATACGACTCGTGGACGACGGCGGTCGCGGCGTTGCGAAGGCCCGTGGTCTGCTGTGCGATCTCGCTCATGCCAGCTCCTGTGGTCCGCTGGTGGGACGGGTTGCGTCCCTTCGTCCAGTGGACTCCTCTGCGGGAGCGAACGCACGCCATCTGTCCAGTATTGGCGCCGACTTGGGCGTTCCTTGCCGAAAGGGCCGGGTCCCTTTACCCCCGCATGGGGCGTATGCTCAGCCGAGATACGCCCTGCTCACACGGCATTTCACGCCCCCGCGTTCTTCGCCGCCACGACCGCGTCGAAGACCTCTCTCTTGGGCACCCCGGCCTCCGCCGCCACCGCCGCGATGGCCTCCTTGCGCCGCTCCCCCGCCTCTTCCCGCACGCGAACCCGCCGCACGAACTCCTCGGCGCCGACCTCCTCGGCCCCCTTCGGCGGCGCGCCCTCGACCACGACGGTGATCTCCCCGCGCACCCCCTCCGCGGCCCAGGCCGCGAGCTCCCCGAGCCCGCCCCGCCTGACCTCCTCGTACGTCTTGGTCAGCTCCCGGCACACGGCGGCCCGCCGCTCGGCGCCGAACGCCTCGGCCATCGCGGCGAGCGTGTCGTCGAGCCGGTGCGGGGCCTCGAAGTAGACGAGCGTCCGCCGCTCCTCGGCCACCTCCCGCAGCCGCGACATCCGCTCCCCCGCCTTGCGCGGCAGGAACCCCTCGAAGCAGAACCGGTCGACAGGCAGCCCGGACAGCGCGAGCGCGGTGAGCACGGCGGACGGCCCCGGTACGGCGGTGACGCGGATGTCCTTCTCGACCGCCGCGGCGACCAGCCGGTACCCGGGATCCGACACCGACGGCATCCCCGCGTCGGTCACCAACAGCACGCGCGAGCCCTCCAGGAGCGCCTCGACGAGCTCGGGCGTACGAGCCGCCTCGTTGC of the Streptomyces sp. T12 genome contains:
- the rsmI gene encoding 16S rRNA (cytidine(1402)-2'-O)-methyltransferase, producing the protein MTGTLVLAGTPIGDIQDAPPRLAEELAGADVVAAEDTRRLRRLTQALGVQPAGRVVSYFEGNEAARTPELVEALLEGSRVLLVTDAGMPSVSDPGYRLVAAAVEKDIRVTAVPGPSAVLTALALSGLPVDRFCFEGFLPRKAGERMSRLREVAEERRTLVYFEAPHRLDDTLAAMAEAFGAERRAAVCRELTKTYEEVRRGGLGELAAWAAEGVRGEITVVVEGAPPKGAEEVGAEEFVRRVRVREEAGERRKEAIAAVAAEAGVPKREVFDAVVAAKNAGA
- a CDS encoding TatD family hydrolase; this encodes MPSNASDKHAAPPLPEPLRVPVADSHTHLDMQSGTVEEGLAKAASVGVTTVVQVGCDVRGSQWAAETAARYDAVHATVALHPNEAPRIVHGDPDGWSRQGAREPGGAAALDEALAEIDRLAALEQVRGVGETGLDYFRTGPEGKEAQEASFRAHIEIAKRHGKALVIHDRDAHADVLRILKEEGAPERTVFHCYSGDAEMAQVCARAGYYMSFAGNVTFKNAQNLRDAVAVAPLELLLVETDAPFLTPAPYRGRPNAPYLIPITVRAMAAVRGIDEDALAAALGSNTAHAFGY